In Kitasatospora sp. NA04385, a single genomic region encodes these proteins:
- a CDS encoding NADH-quinone oxidoreductase subunit I, translating to MGIPGSGLAKGLAVTMRTMMRKTVTAQYPDVQPDLPPRTRGVIALLEENCTVCMLCARECPDWCIYIDSHKETLPAADPNARARTRNVLDRFAIDFSLCMYCGICVEVCPFDALFWSPEFEYAETDIRELTHERERLREWMWTVPPPPAHDAAAEEPKEIAMARKAADKLAAAAAAAAEEGGES from the coding sequence ATGGGAATTCCCGGCTCCGGCCTGGCCAAGGGCCTGGCCGTCACGATGCGCACGATGATGCGGAAGACCGTCACCGCGCAGTACCCCGACGTGCAGCCCGACCTGCCGCCGCGCACCCGCGGCGTGATCGCGCTGCTGGAGGAGAACTGCACGGTCTGCATGCTGTGCGCCCGCGAGTGCCCGGACTGGTGCATCTACATCGACTCCCACAAGGAGACGCTGCCCGCCGCCGACCCGAACGCCCGCGCCCGCACCCGCAACGTGCTGGACCGCTTCGCCATCGACTTCTCGCTCTGCATGTACTGCGGGATCTGCGTCGAGGTGTGCCCGTTCGACGCGCTGTTCTGGTCCCCGGAGTTCGAGTACGCCGAGACCGACATCCGCGAGCTCACCCACGAGCGCGAGCGGCTGCGCGAGTGGATGTGGACCGTCCCGCCGCCGCCCGCGCACGACGCCGCGGCGGAGGAGCCCAAGGAGATCGCCATGGCCCGCAAGGCCGCCGACAAGCTGGCCGCCGCAGCGGCGGCGGCCGCCGAGGAGGGTGGGGAGAGTTGA
- a CDS encoding NADH-quinone oxidoreductase subunit L — protein sequence MNLALPILVPALPALGAAAGLATGRRYPGLARPLAVLPVAASAVLALVTALQLGTGTTLDAGTRLAPTGGPDISLALHLDGFSSLISVLVGLVATCVQVYSTAYLKDDPRYPSYAALVSLFTAAMFLVVYSGDLIVLLVGWEVMGICSYFLIGHHWEGADARTASLKAFLVTKLGDVPFLFGLFLLGADAGSFRITEVLRTAADGGLHHPTLIALLLLAGVAGKSAQFPLHTWLPDAMAGPTPVSALIHAATMVAAGIYLVARLLPVFLLSSAALLVLAVMAAVTMVGSALCALAQDDLKRVLAYSTVGQLGYMAGALASGDRQAAVFHLVSHGAFKALLFLTAGVVIHAAHTNSISAMSRIDGLRRRVPDAYWTMGLGLAALIGLPPLAGFFSKESVLTAAEHAAHGEALTGHLGPASAVPAAAGWTVLVAGLLTALLTAAYATRLWLVAFHAKPVAAAPADAPYSPEIDEADPAHAEPAAMRWPLWVLAVPTLGFGLLGLRTQWLPALLDGEPLRPAVGTMLLGTGAAVLGILAAYAAWRRVGARAAAGQPATDPGRLLLGPAYGPAQHGFGVDRLYSALFVRPTAAAARLVRFLDRAVVETYVRGAGAAPGWFGRAVRFAQTGNVQGYLSALLAGAVLLAVLVAVGS from the coding sequence ATGAACCTCGCGCTGCCGATCCTCGTCCCCGCGCTGCCCGCGCTCGGCGCGGCCGCCGGCCTGGCCACCGGCCGCCGGTACCCCGGCCTGGCCCGCCCGCTGGCGGTGCTGCCGGTCGCGGCCTCCGCCGTGCTGGCCCTGGTCACCGCCCTCCAGCTGGGCACCGGCACCACCCTGGACGCCGGCACCCGGCTCGCCCCCACCGGCGGGCCCGACATCTCGCTCGCCCTGCACCTGGACGGCTTCTCCTCGCTGATCTCGGTGCTGGTCGGCCTGGTCGCCACCTGCGTGCAGGTCTACTCGACCGCGTACCTGAAGGACGACCCGCGCTACCCCTCGTACGCGGCCCTGGTCTCGCTGTTCACCGCCGCGATGTTCCTGGTCGTCTACTCCGGCGACCTGATCGTGCTGCTGGTCGGCTGGGAGGTGATGGGCATCTGCTCGTACTTCCTGATCGGCCACCACTGGGAGGGCGCCGACGCCCGCACCGCCTCGCTGAAGGCCTTCCTGGTCACCAAGCTCGGCGACGTGCCGTTCCTGTTCGGCCTGTTCCTGCTCGGCGCGGACGCCGGCAGCTTCCGGATCACCGAGGTGCTGCGCACCGCCGCCGACGGCGGGCTGCACCACCCCACCCTGATCGCGCTGCTGCTGCTCGCGGGCGTCGCCGGCAAGAGCGCCCAGTTCCCGCTGCACACCTGGCTCCCGGACGCGATGGCCGGCCCGACGCCGGTGTCCGCGCTGATCCACGCCGCCACCATGGTCGCGGCCGGCATCTACCTGGTCGCCCGGCTGCTGCCGGTCTTCCTGCTGTCCTCCGCCGCGCTGCTGGTGCTGGCCGTGATGGCCGCCGTCACCATGGTCGGCTCCGCGCTGTGCGCGCTCGCCCAGGACGACCTCAAGCGGGTGCTGGCCTACTCGACCGTCGGCCAGCTCGGCTACATGGCCGGCGCGCTGGCCTCCGGCGACCGGCAGGCCGCGGTGTTCCACCTGGTCTCGCACGGCGCGTTCAAGGCGCTGCTGTTCCTCACCGCCGGCGTGGTCATCCACGCCGCGCACACCAACTCGATCAGTGCCATGTCACGGATCGACGGTCTGCGCCGCCGCGTCCCCGACGCCTACTGGACGATGGGCCTCGGCCTGGCCGCCCTGATCGGCCTGCCGCCGCTCGCGGGCTTCTTCTCCAAGGAGTCCGTGCTCACCGCCGCCGAGCACGCCGCCCACGGCGAGGCGCTCACCGGCCACCTCGGCCCCGCCTCGGCCGTCCCCGCCGCCGCGGGCTGGACGGTCCTGGTGGCCGGCCTGCTCACCGCGCTGCTCACCGCCGCCTACGCCACCCGGCTCTGGCTGGTCGCCTTCCACGCCAAGCCGGTCGCGGCCGCCCCCGCCGACGCCCCGTACTCCCCGGAGATCGACGAGGCCGACCCGGCGCACGCCGAACCCGCCGCGATGCGCTGGCCGCTGTGGGTGCTGGCCGTGCCCACCCTGGGCTTCGGCCTGCTCGGGCTGCGCACGCAGTGGCTGCCCGCGCTGCTCGACGGCGAACCGCTGCGCCCCGCCGTCGGCACCATGCTGCTCGGCACCGGCGCCGCCGTGCTCGGCATCCTGGCCGCCTACGCCGCCTGGCGCCGGGTCGGCGCCCGCGCCGCCGCCGGGCAGCCCGCCACCGACCCGGGGCGCCTGCTGCTCGGCCCGGCGTACGGGCCCGCCCAGCACGGCTTCGGCGTCGACCGGCTCTACAGCGCCCTGTTCGTCCGGCCCACCGCGGCCGCCGCCAGGCTGGTCCGGTTCCTGGACCGCGCCGTGGTCGAGACGTACGTGCGCGGCGCCGGCGCGGCCCCCGGCTGGTTCGGCCGCGCCGTGCGCTTCGCCCAGACCGGCAACGTCCAGGGCTACCTGAGCGCGCTGCTGGCCGGGGCCGTCCTGCTCGCCGTCCTGGTGGCGGTCGGCTCATGA
- a CDS encoding NADH-quinone oxidoreductase subunit J has protein sequence MSTLLAAAGSLEPAARSYLSPTGQEIVFLLVGVLVLGAAVVSVTTRQLVHAALWLVVALGGLAVEFLLLTAEFVAWVQVLVYLGSVIVLVLFGLMLTRAPIGRSPDADSGNRPAALAVGLASAATLVTLVVDAFRSSWIDLSGAAGTTRLTGEYLFSHWVLPFEALSVLLLAALIGAIVLSRTEGGRARPRAGKLRTAPPKPKER, from the coding sequence TTGAGCACCCTGCTGGCCGCGGCGGGCTCGCTGGAGCCCGCCGCGCGCTCGTACCTCTCGCCGACCGGGCAGGAGATCGTCTTCCTGCTGGTCGGTGTGCTCGTGCTCGGCGCGGCCGTCGTCTCGGTGACGACCCGGCAGCTGGTGCACGCCGCGCTGTGGCTGGTGGTCGCGCTGGGCGGGCTCGCGGTCGAGTTCCTGCTGCTGACGGCCGAGTTCGTGGCCTGGGTGCAGGTGCTGGTGTACCTGGGCTCGGTGATCGTGCTGGTGCTGTTCGGCCTGATGCTGACCCGCGCCCCGATCGGCCGCTCCCCGGACGCCGACTCCGGCAACCGCCCGGCCGCGCTCGCGGTCGGCCTCGCCTCCGCCGCCACCCTGGTCACCCTGGTGGTCGACGCGTTCCGCTCGTCCTGGATCGACCTGTCCGGCGCGGCCGGCACCACCCGGCTGACCGGCGAGTACCTGTTCTCGCACTGGGTGCTGCCGTTCGAGGCGCTGTCGGTGCTGCTGCTCGCCGCCCTGATCGGCGCGATCGTGCTGTCCCGCACCGAGGGCGGCCGCGCCAGGCCCCGGGCCGGGAAGCTGCGCACCGCCCCGCCGAAGCCGAAGGAGCGCTGA
- the nuoK gene encoding NADH-quinone oxidoreductase subunit NuoK: MHLAYPAVLAVLLFSVGVYGVLARRNVVLVLMSVELMLNAVNLNLVAFDVWLRDTLHAGQALTLFTITIAAAEIGLGLAIVLLVYRTRRTAAVDGVTALGDRHEADDPAGAGPADAEKEQAAA; the protein is encoded by the coding sequence GTGCACCTCGCCTACCCCGCCGTCCTCGCCGTGCTGCTGTTCAGCGTCGGCGTGTACGGCGTGCTCGCCCGGCGCAACGTCGTCCTGGTGCTGATGTCGGTCGAGCTGATGCTCAACGCGGTCAACCTCAACCTGGTCGCCTTCGACGTCTGGCTGCGCGACACCCTGCACGCCGGACAGGCGCTGACCCTGTTCACCATCACCATCGCCGCCGCCGAGATCGGCCTGGGCCTGGCCATCGTGCTGCTGGTCTACCGCACCCGCCGCACCGCCGCCGTCGACGGGGTCACCGCGCTCGGCGACCGCCACGAGGCGGACGACCCCGCCGGCGCCGGGCCCGCCGACGCCGAGAAGGAGCAGGCCGCCGCATGA
- the nuoH gene encoding NADH-quinone oxidoreductase subunit NuoH codes for MNLLDTLLRCVGTLVAFLVLPLVVGQAEHKVMAHMQGRLGPMYAGGFHGWAQLVADGVKFVQKENVVPAGADRRVFQLAPAVALLPYLLVLLVIPVGPDGMVGQVVDAGIFFVLAVMGIGVLGSLMAGWASANKFSLLGALRTAAQLMSYELPMLLAAASVAMAAGTVSLPGIVDAFHWWWVPWQLIGAFVFFTAGLAELQRPPFDMPVADSEIIFGAYTEYTGLRFALFLLSEYAGIVVLCGLTSVLFLGGWHGPFEGDLGWLWTLVKTFALAFVVLWLRVTYPRLREDQLMRFAWTVLIPLALAQLALTGIIKVAIS; via the coding sequence GTGAACCTCCTCGACACGCTGCTGCGCTGCGTCGGCACGCTGGTGGCGTTCCTGGTGCTGCCGCTGGTGGTCGGCCAGGCCGAGCACAAGGTGATGGCGCACATGCAGGGCCGGCTCGGCCCGATGTACGCGGGCGGGTTCCACGGCTGGGCGCAGCTGGTCGCCGACGGGGTGAAGTTCGTCCAGAAGGAGAACGTCGTCCCGGCCGGCGCCGACCGCAGGGTCTTCCAGCTCGCCCCGGCCGTCGCGCTGCTGCCGTACCTGCTGGTGCTGCTGGTGATCCCGGTCGGGCCGGACGGGATGGTCGGCCAGGTGGTCGACGCGGGCATCTTCTTCGTGCTGGCCGTGATGGGCATCGGCGTGCTGGGCTCGCTGATGGCGGGCTGGGCGTCGGCCAACAAGTTCTCGCTGCTGGGCGCGCTGCGCACGGCCGCGCAGCTGATGTCGTACGAGCTGCCGATGCTGCTGGCCGCGGCCTCGGTGGCGATGGCGGCGGGCACCGTCTCGCTGCCCGGCATCGTGGACGCCTTCCACTGGTGGTGGGTGCCGTGGCAGCTGATCGGCGCGTTCGTGTTCTTCACGGCCGGCCTGGCCGAGCTGCAGCGCCCGCCGTTCGACATGCCGGTGGCCGACTCGGAGATCATCTTCGGCGCGTACACCGAGTACACCGGCCTGCGCTTCGCGCTGTTCCTGCTCTCCGAGTACGCGGGCATCGTGGTGCTCTGCGGCCTGACCTCGGTGCTCTTCCTGGGCGGTTGGCACGGCCCGTTCGAAGGCGACCTCGGCTGGCTGTGGACGCTGGTGAAGACCTTCGCGCTGGCCTTCGTGGTGCTCTGGCTGCGCGTCACCTACCCGCGCCTGCGCGAGGACCAGCTGATGCGCTTCGCGTGGACGGTGCTGATCCCGCTGGCGCTGGCCCAGCTCGCCCTGACCGGCATCATCAAGGTGGCGATCTCGTAA
- a CDS encoding NADH-quinone oxidoreductase subunit N, protein MTPLAVADPGGLIQSVDWVAVAPPLIAALAALAVLVTDLFLPEARKRLLGWLSAAGLLAALAALLPPALGDTRSTFCFESPGGGCSYTADHFALAFQLLALGGALLTVLLSLHTVETEKLPGGEYWFLLLSSACGAALLPAARDLATLVIALEVATLPAFALVGLRRDGRGAESALKFFLSSVTATAVMLLGVSFVYAAAGTIQLQGIADGLAHAPGQLKPLAEAGAVLTLVGFAFKTAAVPFHFWVPDTYVGAPLPVAGYLSVVGKAAGLSGLALVTTLAFRPYGHTWGLVLAVLAALTMTVGNAAALRQRTDTPHGAVRLLAWSSIGQAGYLLVPLAAAGYADSAEPLGATVAYALIYGLVNLGAFGAVALVGGSGRLDGFRGLAGRNRWAAFALAFFLLCLAGLPPGVVGLFGKVVVFRSAVDAGLGWLAVVMAVNVVIALAYYLKWTALLFAPAVPATGTETGTETAAGAGAGAAVPVGPGAVLGLAAVGAVVLSVAPQLVLQVVSGSLF, encoded by the coding sequence ATGACTCCGCTCGCCGTCGCCGACCCGGGTGGCCTGATCCAGTCCGTCGACTGGGTGGCCGTCGCCCCGCCGCTGATCGCCGCGCTCGCCGCCCTCGCCGTCCTGGTCACCGACCTGTTCCTGCCCGAGGCCCGCAAGCGCCTGCTGGGCTGGCTGAGCGCCGCCGGGCTGCTGGCCGCGCTGGCCGCCCTGCTGCCGCCGGCCCTCGGCGACACCCGCTCCACCTTCTGCTTCGAGAGCCCCGGCGGCGGCTGCTCCTACACCGCCGACCACTTCGCGCTCGCCTTCCAACTGCTGGCGCTGGGCGGCGCGCTGCTGACCGTGCTGCTCTCCCTGCACACCGTGGAGACCGAGAAGCTGCCGGGCGGCGAGTACTGGTTCCTGCTGCTCTCCTCCGCCTGCGGCGCCGCCCTGCTGCCCGCCGCCCGCGACCTCGCCACCCTGGTGATCGCCCTGGAGGTCGCCACCCTGCCCGCGTTCGCCCTGGTCGGCCTGCGCCGGGACGGGCGCGGGGCGGAGAGCGCGCTCAAGTTCTTCCTCTCCTCGGTCACCGCGACCGCCGTGATGCTGCTCGGCGTCAGCTTCGTCTACGCCGCCGCCGGGACGATCCAGCTCCAGGGCATCGCCGACGGGCTGGCGCACGCCCCCGGCCAGCTGAAGCCGCTCGCGGAGGCCGGCGCGGTGCTCACCCTGGTCGGCTTCGCGTTCAAGACCGCCGCCGTCCCGTTCCACTTCTGGGTCCCCGACACGTACGTCGGCGCCCCGCTCCCGGTGGCCGGCTACCTCTCGGTGGTCGGAAAGGCGGCCGGCCTGTCCGGCCTCGCCCTGGTCACCACGCTCGCCTTCCGCCCGTACGGCCACACCTGGGGCCTGGTGCTGGCGGTGCTCGCCGCGCTCACCATGACGGTCGGCAACGCGGCCGCGCTGCGCCAGCGCACCGACACCCCGCACGGGGCGGTCCGGCTGCTGGCCTGGTCCTCGATCGGGCAGGCGGGCTACCTGCTGGTGCCGCTGGCCGCCGCCGGGTACGCCGACTCGGCCGAGCCGCTGGGCGCGACCGTGGCGTACGCGCTGATCTACGGCCTGGTGAACCTGGGCGCGTTCGGCGCGGTCGCGCTGGTCGGCGGCTCCGGCCGGCTGGACGGCTTCCGCGGCCTGGCCGGGCGCAACCGGTGGGCGGCGTTCGCGCTGGCGTTCTTCCTGCTCTGCCTGGCCGGTCTGCCGCCGGGCGTGGTCGGCCTGTTCGGCAAGGTCGTGGTGTTCCGCTCGGCGGTGGACGCGGGCCTGGGCTGGCTGGCCGTGGTGATGGCGGTGAACGTGGTGATCGCGCTCGCCTACTACCTGAAGTGGACCGCCCTGCTGTTCGCCCCGGCCGTCCCCGCGACCGGGACCG
- a CDS encoding NuoM family protein produces the protein MNAVLIALLALPLLGAALMLAPIGDKQALRLGTTVTGGTLLLSIALAAGFDHDDPSRMQAVTDVSWIPALDVRLHLGTDGISLPLLVLTALLTFLCALYSVKKLPAGPGGRAFTGLLLLLETGMLATFAVLDLVLFFLAFEIVLIPMYFLIARWGSGQKVAAANRFILYTLLGSAVMLLGFLLIGVKAGTFDMVKLADAHGGGLSHTTQLIAALAILIGLAVKAPAWPLHSWLPDAHTAAPTAGSVLLAGVMLKMGTYGLVRVLLPIVPDGTATFAPYLGAFAAVGIVYGSLACLALARPGAKGDLKRLIAYSSVGHMGFVLLGIASLTPVGLNGALFANVAHGLITGLLFFVVGAVKDRYGTADLDTLSGATGAALYGRAPRIGALLAFAAVASLGLPGLAGFWGELLAMYGAFDPAGGLSRPAFVTYMALAGLGTLLTAAYLLIVVKRVCMGDPKQPAPVTDLPDLKGYEAASWTPLAALTLLAGLWPALLLGLSDPAVKHLLGGG, from the coding sequence ATGAACGCGGTCCTCATCGCCCTCCTGGCCCTGCCGCTGCTCGGCGCCGCCCTGATGCTCGCCCCGATCGGCGACAAGCAGGCGCTGCGCCTCGGCACCACCGTCACCGGCGGCACCCTGCTGCTGTCGATCGCGCTCGCCGCGGGCTTCGACCACGACGACCCGAGCCGGATGCAGGCCGTCACCGACGTCTCCTGGATCCCCGCCCTGGACGTCCGCCTGCACCTGGGCACCGACGGCATCTCGCTGCCGCTGCTGGTGCTCACCGCCCTGCTCACCTTCCTGTGCGCGCTCTACTCGGTGAAGAAGCTCCCCGCCGGGCCCGGCGGCCGGGCCTTCACCGGGCTGCTGCTCCTGCTGGAGACCGGCATGCTCGCCACCTTCGCGGTGCTCGACCTGGTGCTGTTCTTCCTGGCCTTCGAGATCGTGCTGATCCCGATGTACTTCCTGATCGCGCGCTGGGGCAGCGGGCAGAAGGTCGCGGCCGCCAACCGGTTCATCCTGTACACCCTGCTCGGCTCCGCCGTGATGCTGCTCGGCTTCCTGCTGATCGGCGTCAAGGCCGGCACCTTCGACATGGTGAAGCTCGCCGACGCGCACGGCGGCGGCCTGTCCCACACCACCCAGCTGATCGCCGCGCTGGCGATCCTGATCGGCCTCGCCGTGAAGGCCCCCGCCTGGCCGCTGCACTCCTGGCTGCCCGACGCGCACACCGCCGCCCCCACCGCGGGCTCGGTGCTGCTGGCCGGCGTGATGCTCAAGATGGGCACCTACGGCCTGGTCCGCGTCCTGCTGCCGATCGTCCCCGACGGCACCGCGACCTTCGCCCCCTACCTGGGCGCGTTCGCCGCCGTCGGCATCGTCTACGGCTCGCTCGCCTGCCTGGCCCTGGCCCGGCCCGGCGCCAAGGGCGACCTCAAGCGGCTGATCGCGTACTCCTCGGTCGGCCACATGGGCTTCGTGCTGCTCGGCATCGCCTCGCTCACCCCGGTCGGCCTGAACGGCGCGCTGTTCGCCAACGTCGCGCACGGCCTGATCACCGGCCTGCTGTTCTTCGTGGTCGGCGCGGTGAAGGACCGCTACGGCACCGCCGATCTCGACACCCTGTCCGGGGCCACCGGCGCCGCCCTCTACGGCCGCGCCCCCCGGATCGGTGCCCTGCTCGCCTTCGCCGCCGTCGCCAGCCTCGGCCTGCCCGGCCTGGCCGGCTTCTGGGGCGAACTGCTCGCCATGTACGGCGCGTTCGACCCGGCCGGCGGACTCTCCCGGCCCGCGTTCGTCACCTACATGGCCCTGGCCGGCCTCGGCACCCTGCTGACCGCCGCCTACCTGCTGATCGTGGTCAAGCGAGTCTGCATGGGCGACCCGAAGCAGCCCGCCCCGGTCACCGACCTGCCCGACCTCAAGGGCTACGAGGCCGCCAGCTGGACGCCGCTCGCCGCGCTCACCCTGCTCGCGGGCCTGTGGCCGGCCCTGCTCCTCGGCCTCTCCGACCCGGCCGTCAAGCACCTCCTCGGAGGCGGCTGA